Below is a window of Vibrio sp. SS-MA-C1-2 DNA.
CGCTAAGTCACTGCCTGTTGATATTCATCAACAACTTTTAGGGCAATCAAAGATGATTGTTAATAAGTTTAAGCTATGGCAACAACAAGGGTTAATGGATGATATTGATCCGCAGCATCTAATATTTATGATCTGGGCAATGACGCAAACCTATGCGGATTTTAGTTGGCAGATTTGCTCGGTGATGGGTAAGAGTGAATTGGATGAGATTGATTTTGAGCGGGCTGCGGAGTTAATTATTAAACTGGTGATTAATGGCTGTAATATAAAAGCGATGCCGACTGCTTAAAATTAGCCTCATCGCTTTTTTCTTTTGTTTATGCTGCCAACTTGAAATTTATTTTTAAAAATAGGCATTATTTATTAATATAAAAGTAATCTAATATAATGATTTATTATGTTTTTCTCCTACCTGTAACCTAATATCTTTTCTTGTTAATTATTTCTTCCTTAGTTTATTTCGCTATTTTTCTGCATTTCATTGCTTATGTAAGGTGATCTAAATGCAATTATTGTTAATATTTTGTTGATATTTACCTCATTTAGAGTTAATTTCTTGACCAGTGGGTCAAGAAATTGTCGTGATGGACAAGATTATATTGTAAGGAGGAAGCTTGATTTCATTCCTATTGAATCAAGAGCTCAAGGTTGAGAATGAGCTATCACCGAATATGACGGTGTTAAATTACCTAAGAATAAACGTAGAGAAAAAGGGCACCAAAGAAGGGTGTGGGTCTGGTGACTGTGGTGCATGCACCGTTGTTGTTGGAGAGGTGATTGATGGCGAATTAAAATATAAAAGTATCAATTCATGCCTAACGTTTGTCACTTCCTTACATGGTAAACAGTTAATTACCGTTGAAGATCTTAAACAAAATAATGGTAGCTTACACCCAGTCCAGCAAGCGATGGTTGAATTTCATGGCTCACAATGTGGTTTCTGCACACCTGGGTTTATTATGTCGATGTTTGCCCTTGGTAAGAATCGTCCTAATGCTAACAAAGAGGATGTGATTGAATCGTTAGCGGGGAATTTATGTCGTTGTACGGGGTATCGTCCAATTGTGGATGCGGCACTCTCTCTTAGTAGCCAGCCTGATTTAATTGATCAATTTACTCAGCTTGAGCAACAAACAATTGATCGCCTTATTGATATTGATAAGCAACCAGCCTCTCTTGCTTATAAGGGGTTAAAAGCCTTTATTCCTCGTACTATCGATGAACTTTCTCAGTTATATCAGCAAAATCCAAAAGCAAAATTATTGGCAGGAGGGACAGATCTCTCGCTTGAAGTGACGCAATTTCATCGTGAAATTAAAACACTTATTTCGGTCAATCAAGTCGACGAGATGAAAACATGCCGAGAGAGTGAGCACGCTTTACATCTTGGTTCAAATACCACAATTAGCGATGCTTATTCACTACTCACTCAACACTTCCCTGATTTGAAAGAGTTACTTCATCGATTTGCTTCTTTGCAAGTTCGTAACCAAGGCACTATTGGGGGCAATATTGCTAATGCTTCTCCGATTGGAGATATGCCACCGATATTACTTTCTCTCGATGCTGAAGTGAAATTACGTCAAGGCGATAAGGCTCGTACGATTCCACTCTCTGAATACTTCATTACTTATAAAGTCACCTCTTTGAAAGAGAGTGAGTTTATTGAAGAAATTGTGATTCCTAAGCCTGAAGAAAACGCTAATTTTAACGTTTATAAACTATCAAAACGTCTTGATGATGATATCTCTGCGGTTTGTGGGGCTTTTAATCTTCACATTGAAAATAACAAAATTGTCCGTGCTCGTATTGCTTTCGGTGGGATGGCAGGGATTCCTCAACGTGCCGTTAACTGTGAAAAAATCTTGACTGGTGCGAGTTGGAGTAATGAAACAATTGAGAAAGGCATGGCGGCGTTAAAAACGGACTTTAAACCGTTAGATGACTTCCGAGCCAGTTCTGAATACCGAACGTTAACGTCGATTAATATGCTACGTCGATACTTTATCGAGCTGAATAATCAGAACAATAAAATTGAAACGAGGGTCACGTCATATGTCTAATGCAGCAAAAAATTCATTGAGTTATGACGAAATGCTCAAGATTGCCAACAAAGATTTAAAAACCGGTGTGGGCAAAAGTGTTAAACATGATAGTGCGCCAAAACAGGTAACAGGGGAGGCGGTTTATATCGATGACCGTTTAGAGTTTCCTAACCAGCTCCATGTTTATGCTCGTTTAAGTACTCAAGCTCATGCGAAAATTACCAAGATAGATCTTAGGCCATGTTATCAGTTTGAAGGTGTGACGATTGCGATTACCAGTGAGGATATTCCTGGTCAGCTTGATATTGGTGCTATTGCGCCTGGTGACCCACTATTGGCAGATAAATACGTTACTTATTATGGTCAGCCTGTTATTGCTGTCGGCGCGAAAGATCTTGAAACTGCTCGTAAGGCGGCTCATGCGGCAATCATTGAGTATGAAGCTTTAACGCCAGTGTTAGATGTCAAAGAAGCATTAGAGAAAAAACTGTTTGTTACTGAGAGTCATCAACAGAAAAGAGGCGATTCTGAGTCTGCTTTGAAACAAGCGAAAAATATTATTGAAGGCGCACTAGAAGTTGGAGGACAAGAGCACTTCTATCTTGAAACTCAAGTTAGCACCGTCATGCCGACTGAAGATGGTGGGATGATTGTTTATACTTCGACTCAAAACCCCACTGAAGTTCAAAAGTTGGTCGCAGAGGTTATTGGCGTGCCAATGCACAAAATTGTGGTCGATATGCGCCGTATGGGAGGGGGCTTTGGTGGTAAAGAGACCCAAGCTGCTGCACCTGCCTGTTTAGCTGCGGTGATTGCCCATCTTACTCGCCGCCCAACAAAAATGCGTCTTCCTCGTGTTGAAGATATGATGATGACCGGTAAGCGTCACCCATTTTATAATCAGTATCGTATTGGGTTTGATGATAATGGCGTGATTCAAGGTGCCGATATTACGGTATCTGGTAACTGTGGACATTCGCCTGACCTTTCTCGATCTATTGTTGATCGCGCCATGTTTCATTCCGATAACGCTTACTACCTTGGCGATGCTACTGTTACGGGTCATCGCTGTAAGACTAATACTGCGTCAAATACGGCATATCGTGGTTTTGGTGGTCCGCAAGGAATGATGACCATTGAACACATTATGGATGAAATAGCACTGACCTTAGGTAAAGACCCTTTAGAGGTGAGAAAAGCCAACTATTATGGCGGTGAAGGTCGCAACATCACGCATTACTATCAAGAGGTTGAAGATAACACTCTGCCAGAGATCACTGAACAGCTAGAGCAGAATGCAGATTATCATCAACGTCGAAAAGAGATTGTACGATTTAATCAAGAGAACCCAATTTTAAAGAAAGGGTTAGCGATTACACCGGTGAAGTTTGGTATCTCTTTTACCGCGACTTTCTTAAACCAAGCGGGTGCATTGATCCATATTTATACCGACGGCAGTATTCATCTCAATCATGGTGGTACTGAGATGGGACAAGGGTTAAATATTAAGGTTGCTCAGATTGTTGCTGAAGAGTTTCAAGTTGATATTGATACCATTCAGATCACGGCAACCAATACTGATAAAGTCCCTAATACCTCGCCAACTGCTGCATCTTCAGGAACCGACCTGAATGGTAAGGCGGCACAAAATGCAGCGTTGACAATCAAGCAACGTTTGATCGATTTTGCCATGGCACACTTTAACGTCACCGATGAACAGGTGAGCTTTAAAAATAATATGGTGCTGGTGGCTGATCAGATTTTCACTTTTACTGAGTTTGTTCAGTTGGCTTACTTTAATCAAGTTTCATTGTCGAGCACGGGCTTCTACCGCACACCTAAAATTCACTATGATCACGAGAAAGCGCGTGGTCGACCATTTTATTACTTCGCTTATGGCGCATCTTGTTCTGAAGTGGTCGTTGATACCTTAACGGGAGAATACAAAATTCTACGTGTTGATATTCTTCATGATGTAGGAGCATCTCTGAATCCAGCATTGGATATTGGTCAGATTGAAGGGGCATTTGTTCAAGGTGCCGGTTGGCTGACGACAGAAGAGTTAGTTTGGAATGACCAAGGTCGTTTGATGACCAGCGGTGCAGCAAGCTACAAGATCCCCACTGTTGCTGATATGCCCATTGAATTTAACACCCATTTATTGCAGAACCGCGCTAATCCAGAAGATACTGTTTTTAATTCTAAAGCAGTGGGAGAGCCTCCATTTATGTTGGGAATTTCAGTCTGGAGTGCATTGCGAGATGCGATAGCCTCGGTCGCAAAAAAAGGAAAAGTAGCCAAGTTAAATACCCCTGCAACACCAGAGCGTGTATTGATGGCCATTCAAGATGTGACGACAGAAATGGAAACAAAAGAGTCGGAACAGACAGCCTAATCAATGAATGAGTGAGCAGTCAGTCATAAGGATAGAGGAATGCAAAAAGACAATTGGATACATGAACTTGCAAAACTAGAGTCACAAGGAGAAGCTTGTGTCATGGTAACCGTTCTGGAGGAGCGAGGCTCGGTTCCTCGTGGGGCTGGAACAAAAATGCTAGTGACTGAAGATCGGTTAATTGCAACTATCGGTGGCGGACATCTTGAACATATTGCGACTCGAATGGCGCGTGAAATATTAGCAACCAATCAAGACAAGATGAAAGTTGAACGTTTTAACCTTGGCGCTCGTTTAGGTCAATGTTGTGGTGGAATGGCAACACTCTGCTTTGAGCCGATTGGCACCAATAAACGTCATTTAGCTATTTTTGGCGCAGGTCATGTGGCTAAAGCGTTAGTCAATGTCGTCGCCACCTTGCCTTTTGAAGTGACATGGATTGATCAGCGAGCTGAAATGTTTTCTGACCCTATTCCTGAAGGGGTTAAGACGGTGGTTACCGATGATCCTATTGCTGATGTCGTCGACCTGCCTGTCAATAGTTATGTGCTGGTTATGACCCATAATCATCACCTTGATTTCGACCTTACTCGTGCCATTCTTGATCGTGGAGATAGCGTCTATTTTGGCGTAATTGGTTCAGAAACAAAACGGAAAAAATTTGATGCTCGATTAGAGCAACGGGGTTATTCAACAACCCAGTTAGAGACCATGACTTGCCCGATTGGAATGAGTACGGTAACAGGAAAGCTTCCAGCTGAGATTGCTATCTCTGTTGCGGGTGAGCTGATTGCACATTACCAAGGGGTTGAGATCAAAAAGAACAAGACGATTGAGATGGTTGCATAATTTATTCTCTTTATTTTTATTCATCGCAAAATGTATAAAAAATTAGCACCATAATTAATATTAAAAATTATCGTAATAAAAGAGAAGATCAGAATATTAAGGAGTTACATATGCAAACGAAACAGGAAGCGTTTCGCGCTAGCATCCTACATAGCATTGCCGATCCAAAAGATGTGGGAATTGAAAACTCTTATGAGTATTTTGACGATGGTGTGATTGTTGTTGCTGATGGACATATCGTTGATATTGGCTCTGCTGATGAGGTTCTTGCGCGTCACTCTAGTCAAATGTCAGTGACGGATTATCAAGATAAATTGATCACACCAGGTTTTATTGATACCCATATCCATTACCCGCAAACAGGGATGATTGCCTCTTATGGTGAGCAGTTATTAGATTGGTTAGAAAACTATACTTTTCCAGAAGAGCGTCGTTTTAAGAATCCGGTTTATGCCCATCAAGTCGCCAAACTTTTTTTAGATGAACTTGCAAGAAATGGCACCACAACCGCTTTAGTTTTTGGTACGGTTCATAAAGAGTCCGTTGATGTTTTTTTTGAAGAAGCTGAAAAACGACAAGCACGTATGATTGCTGGCAAGGTCTTAATGGATCGTAATGCTCCTGACTATTTAACAGATACCCCAGAATCTGGTTATTTAGAGTCAAAAGCCCTTATTGAAAAATGGCATAACCGAGGACGTCTGCTCTATGCGGTGACGCCACGTTTTGCTCCTACTAGTACACCAGAGCAGTTGGATACAGTAGGTAAATTATTAGAAGAGTATCCCGATGTTTATATGCATACTCATCTTTCCGAAAATAAGAAAGAGATCGATTGGGTTTTAGATCTTTTTCCTCAGCGAGAAAGCTATCTTGATGTTTATGATCATCATGGGCTTTTACATCCTCGTTCTGTTTTTGCTCACGGTATTCACCTTTCTGATTGTGAGTGCCAACGTTTAGCGGAAACAGATTCAGCGATTGCATTTTGTCCAACATCAAATCTATTTCTTGGTTCAGGCCTTTTTAAATTACCAAAACTTGAGCAGTTTAATGTTCGTGTCGGTATGGGCACAGATGTTGGTGCAGGAACCAGCTTCTCTATCCTCCAAACAATGGGGGAAGCGTACAAAGTGATGCAGATGCAACAAGAAAAATTACACCCTTTAAAGTCCCTCTATTTAGCGACATTAGGTGGTGCGAGAGCATTACATCTTGACGATAAGATCGGTAATTTATCTATCGGAAAAGAGGCAGACTTTGTGGTTCTTGATCCTGAGGCGACTCAGTTGATGCGCTTTAGAATTAAACAGGCTAAAACTCTTGAGGAAAAATTATTTGTCTTGATGAGTTTAGGGGACGATAGAGCAGTGAGTAAAACGTATCTATTCGGCAATAAGGCGTTTGATAGAGACGGTGATAATGTTGATATTAAAGCGCAAGCAACAACATTGGCGAGTTAATTGTAGCAATCAACAACCTCGCGACTTCAAGTCTGAAGGAGATAGAAAAAAGCCACTTAACTTCAGTATCCCTTAGATATCAGTTAAATGGCTCTATTTATTATTTGCTTTATGATTTAGCCATTACTGGCTTATGTCATGGTAACGAATTCTTCAGAGCCTGTCGGGTGAATAGCAACAACACTATCAAAATCAGCTTTTGTGGCGCCCATCTTCATAGCAACACCAAAACCTTGAATCATCTCATCGACGGTATAACCGATGCCGTGTAGACCAACAACTTTCTCATCTTCACCTGCACAAACAAGTTTCATGCGACATGGTTGACGATGTTGAGTCACCGCGGTGTACATTGCTGTAAAGCCAGATGTGTAGACTTTAACGTTCTCTTTACCGTGTAGATCGATAGCTTCAGCTTCTGTTAAGCCGATGGTGCCGATTGGTGGGTGGCTAAATACAACCGTTGGGATTAAGTTGTAATCCATTTTAGCTGTCGGCTTATTGTTGAATAGACGCTCTGACAGTTGACGACCCGCTTTAACTGCAACAGGTGTTAGTTCTACGCCACCTTCCATAATGTCACCAACACAGTAAACACCTTTGATATTGGTTTCTTGGTATTCATCAACTTTGATATAACCACGATCATTGGTTTCAACACCGGTCACACCTAAGTTAATGGTATCGGTTGCTGGATGACGACCAATAGCCCAAATAAGGGTGTCTACATTCTGACTCTTGCCATTTTCAAGGTGCAGAGTTAGGCTACCATCCGCTTCTTTGACCACTTCTTTTGGCGTTGAGTGAGTATGAAGAGTTGGACCTTCTTGCTCCATTACTTCAACTAATGTATCGATAATCATTGGGTCAAAGCTACGAAGTGGGGATTCTTTACGACAGAATAGATGAGTATCTGTCCCTAATGCGCTTAATACGCCTGCAATCTCAACGGCGATATAACCTGCACCGACAACAGCAACACGCTTTGGTTGCTCATTTAGCTCAAAGAAACCGTTTGAATCGATACCATACTCAGCACCTGGCACGGCAGGTATAGTAGGACGACCACCAACAGCAACCAGAATATGGTCTGCAGTATATTGCTCACCATTCACTTCAACCGTTTTTGCATCAACAAAGGTCGCAAAGCCATTGATAACGTCGATCTTGTTCTTTCCTAAAACACGATCATAAGATTGGTGAATGCGACCAATATACGCTTCACGATTTTCAACCAGTTTTTCCCAGTTAAAACCGTTCAGTTTCACATCAAAACCGTAATCTGGACCGTACATCTTAATGGCTTCAGCAATTTGAGCGCCATGCCACATCACTTTTTTTGGAACACAACCGACATTAACGCAAGTGCCGCCTAAGTGTTGAGCTTCAATCAGCGCAACTTTTGCGCCATGCATTGCAGCTCGGTTCGCTGAGGCAATGCCGCCGCTACCACCACCGATACAGATATAATCAAAATGCTTTGTCATGAAATTACTCCATTTTCTTTAAATTATTTTATACCCAACATCATCGCTATTAGTTTGTGCATTAAGGGCACTGATACTATCGCTGTTTAAAGTCAGGTGGGCATAGTACGGTTTAATTTTATATCTACTTTTCAAACACTCGCTTTACTCTGGCACAATCCATTTAACGGTGCAATGACCTTCTTCTGGTGCGATCATTTGTTGTAACCAAGGTAAAATTGTTTTCATCTGTTGCTCTAGTTTCCACGGTGGATTAATAACAATCATTCCCGATGCGGTCATTCCTCGTTCTGTGCTGTCAGGGCTGA
It encodes the following:
- the xdhB gene encoding xanthine dehydrogenase molybdopterin binding subunit → MSNAAKNSLSYDEMLKIANKDLKTGVGKSVKHDSAPKQVTGEAVYIDDRLEFPNQLHVYARLSTQAHAKITKIDLRPCYQFEGVTIAITSEDIPGQLDIGAIAPGDPLLADKYVTYYGQPVIAVGAKDLETARKAAHAAIIEYEALTPVLDVKEALEKKLFVTESHQQKRGDSESALKQAKNIIEGALEVGGQEHFYLETQVSTVMPTEDGGMIVYTSTQNPTEVQKLVAEVIGVPMHKIVVDMRRMGGGFGGKETQAAAPACLAAVIAHLTRRPTKMRLPRVEDMMMTGKRHPFYNQYRIGFDDNGVIQGADITVSGNCGHSPDLSRSIVDRAMFHSDNAYYLGDATVTGHRCKTNTASNTAYRGFGGPQGMMTIEHIMDEIALTLGKDPLEVRKANYYGGEGRNITHYYQEVEDNTLPEITEQLEQNADYHQRRKEIVRFNQENPILKKGLAITPVKFGISFTATFLNQAGALIHIYTDGSIHLNHGGTEMGQGLNIKVAQIVAEEFQVDIDTIQITATNTDKVPNTSPTAASSGTDLNGKAAQNAALTIKQRLIDFAMAHFNVTDEQVSFKNNMVLVADQIFTFTEFVQLAYFNQVSLSSTGFYRTPKIHYDHEKARGRPFYYFAYGASCSEVVVDTLTGEYKILRVDILHDVGASLNPALDIGQIEGAFVQGAGWLTTEELVWNDQGRLMTSGAASYKIPTVADMPIEFNTHLLQNRANPEDTVFNSKAVGEPPFMLGISVWSALRDAIASVAKKGKVAKLNTPATPERVLMAIQDVTTEMETKESEQTA
- the gorA gene encoding glutathione-disulfide reductase, whose translation is MTKHFDYICIGGGSGGIASANRAAMHGAKVALIEAQHLGGTCVNVGCVPKKVMWHGAQIAEAIKMYGPDYGFDVKLNGFNWEKLVENREAYIGRIHQSYDRVLGKNKIDVINGFATFVDAKTVEVNGEQYTADHILVAVGGRPTIPAVPGAEYGIDSNGFFELNEQPKRVAVVGAGYIAVEIAGVLSALGTDTHLFCRKESPLRSFDPMIIDTLVEVMEQEGPTLHTHSTPKEVVKEADGSLTLHLENGKSQNVDTLIWAIGRHPATDTINLGVTGVETNDRGYIKVDEYQETNIKGVYCVGDIMEGGVELTPVAVKAGRQLSERLFNNKPTAKMDYNLIPTVVFSHPPIGTIGLTEAEAIDLHGKENVKVYTSGFTAMYTAVTQHRQPCRMKLVCAGEDEKVVGLHGIGYTVDEMIQGFGVAMKMGATKADFDSVVAIHPTGSEEFVTMT
- the guaD gene encoding guanine deaminase — translated: MQTKQEAFRASILHSIADPKDVGIENSYEYFDDGVIVVADGHIVDIGSADEVLARHSSQMSVTDYQDKLITPGFIDTHIHYPQTGMIASYGEQLLDWLENYTFPEERRFKNPVYAHQVAKLFLDELARNGTTTALVFGTVHKESVDVFFEEAEKRQARMIAGKVLMDRNAPDYLTDTPESGYLESKALIEKWHNRGRLLYAVTPRFAPTSTPEQLDTVGKLLEEYPDVYMHTHLSENKKEIDWVLDLFPQRESYLDVYDHHGLLHPRSVFAHGIHLSDCECQRLAETDSAIAFCPTSNLFLGSGLFKLPKLEQFNVRVGMGTDVGAGTSFSILQTMGEAYKVMQMQQEKLHPLKSLYLATLGGARALHLDDKIGNLSIGKEADFVVLDPEATQLMRFRIKQAKTLEEKLFVLMSLGDDRAVSKTYLFGNKAFDRDGDNVDIKAQATTLAS
- the xdhC gene encoding xanthine dehydrogenase accessory protein XdhC, with the translated sequence MQKDNWIHELAKLESQGEACVMVTVLEERGSVPRGAGTKMLVTEDRLIATIGGGHLEHIATRMAREILATNQDKMKVERFNLGARLGQCCGGMATLCFEPIGTNKRHLAIFGAGHVAKALVNVVATLPFEVTWIDQRAEMFSDPIPEGVKTVVTDDPIADVVDLPVNSYVLVMTHNHHLDFDLTRAILDRGDSVYFGVIGSETKRKKFDARLEQRGYSTTQLETMTCPIGMSTVTGKLPAEIAISVAGELIAHYQGVEIKKNKTIEMVA
- the xdhA gene encoding xanthine dehydrogenase small subunit, with protein sequence MISFLLNQELKVENELSPNMTVLNYLRINVEKKGTKEGCGSGDCGACTVVVGEVIDGELKYKSINSCLTFVTSLHGKQLITVEDLKQNNGSLHPVQQAMVEFHGSQCGFCTPGFIMSMFALGKNRPNANKEDVIESLAGNLCRCTGYRPIVDAALSLSSQPDLIDQFTQLEQQTIDRLIDIDKQPASLAYKGLKAFIPRTIDELSQLYQQNPKAKLLAGGTDLSLEVTQFHREIKTLISVNQVDEMKTCRESEHALHLGSNTTISDAYSLLTQHFPDLKELLHRFASLQVRNQGTIGGNIANASPIGDMPPILLSLDAEVKLRQGDKARTIPLSEYFITYKVTSLKESEFIEEIVIPKPEENANFNVYKLSKRLDDDISAVCGAFNLHIENNKIVRARIAFGGMAGIPQRAVNCEKILTGASWSNETIEKGMAALKTDFKPLDDFRASSEYRTLTSINMLRRYFIELNNQNNKIETRVTSYV